A stretch of Leptospira hartskeerlii DNA encodes these proteins:
- a CDS encoding pyridoxal phosphate-dependent aminotransferase: MDSENTPRFSDRFEFISGENDLYSLLESFKRSGQDWIDLTVSNPTKVGLVYPREAILHSLEKPESLEYDPNPKGTISARKSIVNYYKEKGHTISEEDLFLTSSSSEAYSYLIKLLCNPGEEVLIPSPGYPLFEFLSILDGVEFNSYKLDQNEDWKIDFDDLNSKITNKTKILFLVSPNNPTGSLLTSKEFEKLKVISKTKRIALVLDEVFSDYLHEKNPNQIDFFHTDFPVFVVNGVSKILALPQMKLSWIHVGGPTNWKEECKERLEIISDTYLSVGTPIQLALPELLQWRNMIQSQVLRRIHRNLQFLESFHSSHPEIVYSSPKGGWYAVLQCNSFLNDEEFSFRLLEKEKVLVHPGSMFGFEEDSGSIVISLISETELFQSGLEKISTFL; this comes from the coding sequence ATGGATTCGGAAAACACACCTCGCTTTAGCGATAGATTCGAATTCATATCTGGGGAGAATGATCTATATTCTCTTTTGGAATCTTTTAAGAGATCTGGACAAGATTGGATCGATCTTACCGTTTCCAATCCTACTAAAGTGGGGCTTGTCTATCCAAGAGAAGCTATATTACATTCTCTGGAAAAACCGGAAAGTCTGGAATATGATCCAAATCCAAAAGGAACTATCAGCGCCAGAAAATCCATCGTAAACTATTATAAAGAAAAAGGTCATACTATCTCGGAAGAAGACCTATTTTTAACGTCCTCTTCTTCAGAAGCATATTCCTATTTAATAAAATTATTATGTAACCCGGGAGAAGAAGTCCTCATCCCTTCTCCCGGATATCCACTCTTCGAATTCTTATCCATATTGGACGGTGTTGAATTCAATTCTTATAAACTAGATCAAAACGAAGATTGGAAAATTGATTTCGATGACTTAAACTCAAAGATCACTAATAAAACCAAAATTCTATTTTTAGTTTCTCCGAATAACCCAACAGGAAGTTTGCTTACTTCTAAAGAATTCGAAAAGCTGAAAGTCATTTCTAAAACCAAAAGAATAGCATTGGTCTTAGATGAAGTCTTCTCAGATTACCTACACGAAAAAAATCCAAACCAAATCGATTTCTTTCATACAGATTTCCCAGTATTTGTAGTAAATGGAGTCTCAAAAATACTGGCGCTTCCCCAAATGAAACTCTCTTGGATCCATGTTGGAGGTCCTACAAATTGGAAAGAGGAATGTAAGGAGAGATTAGAGATTATTTCGGATACATATCTTTCCGTAGGAACTCCAATACAACTTGCTCTTCCTGAATTACTCCAATGGAGAAATATGATCCAAAGCCAAGTGCTTAGAAGAATACATAGAAATCTTCAATTTCTGGAAAGTTTTCATTCTTCACATCCTGAAATTGTTTACTCTTCTCCCAAAGGAGGATGGTATGCTGTATTGCAATGCAATTCCTTCTTAAACGATGAAGAATTTTCCTTTAGATTATTAGAAAAAGAGAAAGTATTGGTTCATCCAGGTTCAATGTTCGGATTCGAAGAAGATTCCGGAAGTATAGTGATCAGCTTGATCTCTGAGACAGAATTGTTTCAGTCGGGACTTGAAAAAATTTCTACTTTCTTATGA